In one window of Polaromonas naphthalenivorans CJ2 DNA:
- the aceK gene encoding bifunctional isocitrate dehydrogenase kinase/phosphatase produces the protein MFPQRLDSTVAYAIAKAMIDGFNRHYRLFRTESARAKHRFETADWHGQQRAQRERIEFYDLRVREASIRLEREFKAGEQPMDVWHQVKLHYIGLLVNHHQPELAETFFNSVTTKILHRSYFQNDFIFVRPAVSTEYIENQEPTAQPTYRAYYPTQGNMHETLVKLVEDFGLCREFEDLRRDAGYVAEAMAARLGDVKLRANFQIQVLSGLFFRNKGAYVVGKIINGFGEIPFALPILHRQPAPGQVLPADGKGISSQSDAGKLVIDAALFGEDDLLILFSFARAYFMVDMGIPSAFVQFLRSMMPRMPRAEIYNALGLAKQGKTLFYRDFLHHLRHSTDKFRIAPGIKGMVMLVFDLPSFPYVFKVIKDYYPPQKDTTREQIKGKYLLVKQHDRVGRMADTQEYSEVAFPRERFSDELIAEIEKFAPSQLEISDRDGDGQMEVIIKHVYIERRMIPLNIYLQEAFDFGVAEPAARDQIERAVVEYGNAIKDMVAANIFPGDMLWKNFGITRHGKVVFYDYDEIEYITDCKFRKVPTPRNEEDEMSGEVWYSVGPKDVFPETFGPFLLGNDAVREVFMKHHADLLDAAFWQRHQARIQAGHVYDVFPYDQQKRFAVMHGPARAG, from the coding sequence ATGTTCCCGCAACGCCTTGACTCCACCGTGGCCTACGCCATCGCCAAGGCGATGATCGACGGCTTCAACCGCCACTACCGGCTGTTCCGCACCGAATCGGCGCGCGCCAAGCACCGCTTCGAGACCGCCGACTGGCACGGCCAGCAGCGCGCCCAGCGCGAGCGCATCGAGTTCTACGACCTGCGCGTGCGCGAAGCCTCGATCCGGCTGGAGCGCGAGTTCAAGGCGGGCGAGCAGCCGATGGATGTCTGGCACCAGGTCAAGCTGCATTACATCGGCCTGCTGGTCAACCACCACCAGCCCGAACTGGCCGAGACCTTTTTCAACTCGGTCACCACCAAAATCCTGCACCGCAGCTATTTCCAGAACGATTTCATCTTTGTGCGGCCCGCCGTCAGCACCGAGTACATCGAAAACCAGGAACCGACCGCGCAGCCGACCTACCGGGCCTACTACCCGACGCAGGGCAACATGCACGAGACGCTCGTCAAGCTGGTCGAAGACTTTGGCCTGTGCCGCGAGTTTGAAGACCTGCGGCGCGATGCCGGCTACGTTGCCGAGGCCATGGCCGCGCGCCTGGGCGACGTGAAGCTGCGCGCCAATTTCCAGATCCAGGTGCTGTCCGGGCTGTTCTTTCGCAACAAGGGTGCCTACGTCGTCGGCAAGATCATCAACGGCTTTGGCGAAATTCCCTTTGCCCTGCCGATTTTGCACCGCCAGCCGGCGCCGGGGCAGGTGCTGCCCGCCGACGGTAAGGGCATCTCCAGCCAGTCGGATGCCGGCAAGCTGGTGATTGACGCGGCCCTGTTCGGCGAGGACGACCTGCTGATCCTGTTCAGCTTTGCGCGCGCCTATTTCATGGTCGATATGGGCATTCCGTCGGCGTTCGTGCAGTTTTTGCGCAGCATGATGCCGCGCATGCCGCGCGCCGAGATCTACAACGCGCTGGGCCTGGCCAAGCAGGGCAAGACGCTGTTCTACCGCGACTTTCTGCACCACCTGCGCCACTCGACCGACAAATTCCGCATCGCGCCCGGCATCAAGGGCATGGTCATGCTGGTGTTCGATTTACCCTCGTTCCCGTATGTGTTCAAGGTCATCAAGGACTACTACCCGCCGCAAAAAGACACCACGCGCGAGCAGATCAAGGGCAAGTATTTGCTGGTCAAGCAGCACGACCGCGTGGGCCGCATGGCCGACACGCAGGAGTACAGCGAGGTCGCCTTTCCGCGCGAGCGCTTCAGCGACGAGCTGATCGCCGAGATCGAGAAGTTCGCCCCCAGCCAGCTGGAGATCAGCGACCGCGACGGCGACGGCCAGATGGAAGTCATCATCAAGCATGTGTACATCGAGCGGCGCATGATTCCGCTGAACATCTACCTGCAGGAGGCGTTCGACTTCGGCGTGGCCGAGCCCGCCGCCAGGGACCAGATCGAGCGCGCCGTGGTCGAGTACGGCAACGCCATCAAGGACATGGTCGCGGCGAATATCTTTCCGGGCGACATGCTGTGGAAAAACTTCGGCATCACGCGCCACGGCAAGGTCGTGTTCTACGACTACGACGAGATCGAATACATCACCGACTGCAAGTTCCGCAAGGTGCCCACGCCGCGCAACGAGGAAGACGAAATGAGCGGCGAAGTCTGGTATTCGGTCGGACCCAAGGACGTGTTCCCCGAGACCTTCGGCCCATTTTTGCTCGGCAACGATGCGGTGCGCGAAGTCTTCATGAAGCACCATGCCGACCTGCTCGATGCCGCCTTCTGGCAGCGCCACCAGGCGCGCATCCAGGCCGGCCATGTGTACGACGTGTTTCCGTATGACCAGCAAAAGCGCTTCGCGGTCATGCACGGCCCGGCGCGCGCCGGTTGA
- a CDS encoding acetyl-CoA C-acyltransferase yields MSESIVILGAARTPMGAFQGDFASLSANDLGGAAIRAAVERSGVSPAQVDEVLFGNCLMAGQGQAPARQAGFKGGLPASTGAVTLSKMCGSGMEATMLAHDQLLAGSRDVVVAGGMESMTNAPYLLPKARAGMRIGHDRVMDHMMLDGLEDAYEAGRSMGTFGEDCAAKYGFTREAQDAFATASVQRAKAASESGAFKDEITPVTVKGRAGDTVISIDEGPGKVKLEKIPALRPAFKKDGTITAASSSSINDGAAALVLARASTATELGLTPLARIVGHATFAQAPEWFSTAPVGAVNKLLKKIGWEVKDVDLWEINEAFAVVPMAAMADLGLSHDIVNVNGGACALGHPIGCSGARIIVTLMHALKARGLKKGVATLCIGGGEGTALAIEVL; encoded by the coding sequence ATGTCTGAATCCATCGTCATCCTCGGCGCCGCCCGCACCCCCATGGGCGCTTTCCAGGGCGATTTCGCCAGCCTGTCGGCCAACGACCTGGGCGGTGCCGCCATCCGGGCCGCCGTCGAGCGCTCGGGCGTTTCCCCCGCGCAGGTCGATGAAGTGCTGTTCGGCAACTGCCTGATGGCCGGCCAGGGCCAGGCGCCCGCGCGCCAGGCCGGCTTCAAGGGCGGCCTGCCCGCCAGCACCGGCGCGGTCACGCTGTCCAAGATGTGCGGCTCCGGCATGGAAGCCACCATGCTGGCGCACGACCAGCTGCTCGCGGGCAGCCGCGACGTGGTGGTCGCCGGCGGCATGGAAAGCATGACCAACGCGCCGTATCTGCTGCCCAAGGCGCGCGCCGGCATGCGCATCGGCCACGACCGCGTGATGGACCACATGATGCTCGACGGCCTGGAAGACGCCTACGAGGCCGGCCGCTCCATGGGCACTTTCGGCGAAGACTGCGCCGCCAAATACGGCTTCACCCGCGAGGCGCAGGACGCCTTTGCCACCGCCAGCGTGCAGCGCGCCAAGGCCGCTTCCGAATCCGGCGCGTTCAAGGATGAAATCACCCCCGTGACCGTCAAGGGCCGCGCCGGCGACACTGTGATTTCCATCGACGAAGGCCCGGGCAAGGTCAAGCTCGAAAAAATTCCGGCGCTCAGGCCCGCCTTCAAGAAAGACGGCACCATCACCGCCGCCTCCAGCTCGTCCATCAACGACGGCGCCGCCGCGCTGGTGCTGGCCCGCGCATCGACCGCCACAGAACTGGGCCTCACGCCGCTGGCCCGCATCGTCGGCCACGCCACCTTTGCCCAGGCGCCCGAATGGTTCTCGACCGCTCCGGTCGGCGCCGTCAACAAGCTCTTGAAAAAAATCGGCTGGGAGGTCAAGGACGTGGACCTGTGGGAAATCAACGAAGCCTTTGCCGTCGTGCCGATGGCGGCGATGGCCGACCTGGGGCTGAGCCACGACATCGTCAACGTCAACGGCGGCGCCTGCGCGCTGGGCCACCCGATTGGCTGCAGCGGCGCCCGCATCATCGTCACGCTGATGCATGCGCTGAAGGCGCGCGGCCTCAAAAAAGGCGTTGCCACGCTGTGCATAGGCGGCGGCGAAGGCACGGCGCTGGCTATTGAAGTGCTTTGA
- a CDS encoding acyl-CoA dehydrogenase family protein, translated as MILNDDQEQVRDAVRAFAQAELWPHAARWDKEHYFPKEAHKGLAALGAYGICVPEEFGGANLDYVTLALVLEEIAAGDGGTSTAISVTNCPVNAILMRYGNPAQKKQWLMPLAQGDLLGAFCLTEPHTGSDASSLRTTAVKDGDGYVLSGVKQFITSGQNGQVAIVIAVTDKGAGKKGMSAFIVPTDAPGYSASRLEDKLGQHSSDTAQVNFDNCRIPAENLIGAEGEGYKIALGGLEGGRIGIAAQSVGMARSAFEVAVAYAKERQSFGSAIFNHQAVGFRLADCATQLEAARQLIWHAASLRDAGRPCLKEAAMAKLFASEMAEKVCSAAIQTLGGYGYVSDFPVERIYRDVRVCQIYEGTSDVQKIIIQRALA; from the coding sequence TTGATACTCAATGACGACCAGGAACAGGTGCGCGATGCGGTTCGCGCCTTTGCGCAGGCCGAACTCTGGCCGCATGCCGCGCGCTGGGACAAGGAGCATTACTTTCCGAAAGAAGCGCACAAGGGGCTGGCCGCGCTCGGCGCCTACGGCATCTGCGTGCCCGAGGAATTCGGCGGCGCCAACCTCGACTACGTGACGCTGGCGCTGGTGCTCGAAGAAATCGCCGCTGGCGACGGCGGCACCAGCACCGCCATCAGCGTGACCAACTGTCCGGTCAATGCCATCCTGATGCGCTACGGCAACCCAGCGCAGAAAAAGCAGTGGCTCATGCCGCTGGCGCAGGGCGATCTGTTGGGCGCGTTCTGCCTGACCGAGCCGCACACCGGCAGCGATGCTTCGTCACTGCGAACCACGGCCGTGAAAGACGGCGACGGCTATGTGCTGAGCGGCGTCAAGCAGTTCATCACCAGCGGCCAGAACGGTCAGGTCGCCATCGTCATCGCTGTCACCGACAAGGGCGCCGGCAAGAAGGGCATGAGCGCCTTCATCGTGCCGACCGATGCGCCCGGCTATTCAGCCTCCAGGCTCGAAGACAAGCTGGGCCAGCATTCGAGTGACACCGCGCAGGTCAACTTCGACAACTGCCGCATCCCGGCCGAGAACCTGATCGGCGCCGAAGGCGAAGGCTACAAGATCGCCCTGGGCGGGTTAGAGGGCGGGCGCATCGGCATTGCCGCGCAAAGCGTCGGCATGGCGCGCAGCGCGTTCGAGGTGGCCGTGGCCTATGCCAAGGAGCGCCAGAGTTTTGGCAGCGCGATCTTCAACCACCAGGCGGTCGGTTTCCGGCTGGCCGACTGCGCGACCCAGCTTGAAGCGGCCCGCCAGCTGATCTGGCACGCAGCCAGCCTGCGCGACGCGGGACGGCCCTGCCTGAAGGAAGCGGCGATGGCCAAGCTGTTCGCCAGCGAGATGGCTGAGAAAGTCTGCAGCGCCGCCATCCAGACGCTGGGCGGCTACGGTTATGTGAGCGACTTCCCGGTCGAGCGCATCTACCGCGACGTGCGCGTGTGCCAGATCTACGAAGGCACGAGCGATGTGCAGAAGATCATCATCCAGCGCGCGCTGGCTTGA
- a CDS encoding rhodanese-like domain-containing protein produces MPITKGFQALVDEAMEEIKTYSVEDVKARMADPAVQIVDIRDPRELERGGTVVGAFHAPRGMLEFWVDPASPYFKPIFADESREFILFCGAGWRSALATKTLQDMGMRNVAHIDGGYAEWVKQGAPTETLEARKARKA; encoded by the coding sequence ATGCCCATTACCAAAGGTTTCCAGGCGCTCGTCGATGAGGCCATGGAAGAGATCAAGACCTATTCCGTCGAAGACGTGAAGGCCCGGATGGCGGACCCGGCCGTGCAGATTGTCGATATCCGCGACCCGCGCGAGCTGGAGCGTGGCGGCACGGTGGTCGGCGCTTTTCATGCGCCGCGCGGCATGCTGGAGTTCTGGGTCGATCCGGCCTCGCCGTATTTCAAGCCGATTTTTGCCGACGAGAGCCGGGAGTTCATCCTGTTCTGCGGTGCCGGCTGGCGCAGCGCGCTGGCCACCAAGACGCTGCAGGACATGGGAATGCGCAACGTCGCCCACATCGACGGCGGCTATGCCGAATGGGTCAAGCAGGGCGCGCCGACCGAAACGCTGGAAGCGCGCAAGGCCAGGAAGGCCTGA